A portion of the Rhodopseudomonas sp. BAL398 genome contains these proteins:
- the cobT gene encoding cobaltochelatase subunit CobT, with protein MTTPTNKYRPGSKESPTEPFKRAVTSCLRAIAKSPELEVTFAAERPGLSPGKARLPEPARKMSKRDAAIVRGHADSIALKLACHDPKVHRKLMPGNPQARGVFEAVEQARVEALGARRMAGVAKNLTAMLDDHFHRGKFDEITDRADAPLPDALAMLVRERLTGLAPPAAAKKMVDLWRPVLEDKIGARLDLLESFAENQAKFGDAVHELLQALDIGDERNTEADEDENQEDNQEGENDQSGAEGTPESDAAQEMSAEQAEASSDEMSDSAMESAQASTSDTFEDGELGEDETPGEATRPNSRGHNEPRGPEYHAFAPKFDEVVAAEDLCDHDELERLRSYLDKQLAHLQGVVARLANRLQRRLMAQQNRAWDFDLEEGVLDPARLSRVVTDPFHPLSFMSEKEATFRDTVVTLLLDNSGSMRGRPITVAATCADILARTLERCGVKVEILGFTTRAWKGGQSREAWLAAGKPANPGRLNDLRHIIYKSADAPWRRARKNLGLMMREGLLKENIDGEALDWAHKRLLGRSEQRKILMMISDGAPVDDSTLSVNPGNYLERHLRHIIEEIETRSPVELIAIGIGHDVTRYYRRAVTIVDAEELGGAITEKLAELFSETAVPPPSPGRPRRLHS; from the coding sequence ATGACCACGCCCACGAACAAATACCGCCCCGGTTCGAAGGAAAGCCCGACCGAGCCGTTCAAACGCGCGGTGACGTCCTGCCTGCGCGCGATCGCCAAATCGCCGGAGCTTGAAGTCACCTTCGCCGCCGAGCGGCCCGGGCTGTCGCCGGGCAAGGCCAGGCTGCCGGAACCGGCGCGCAAGATGAGCAAGCGCGACGCCGCCATTGTGCGCGGCCACGCCGATTCCATCGCGCTGAAGCTCGCCTGCCACGACCCGAAAGTGCATCGCAAATTGATGCCGGGCAATCCGCAGGCGCGCGGGGTGTTCGAGGCCGTCGAGCAGGCGAGGGTCGAGGCGCTGGGCGCGCGGCGGATGGCCGGCGTGGCCAAGAATCTCACCGCGATGCTCGACGATCATTTTCATCGCGGCAAGTTCGACGAGATCACCGACCGCGCCGACGCGCCGCTGCCGGATGCGCTGGCGATGCTGGTGCGCGAACGGCTGACCGGCCTTGCGCCCCCCGCCGCCGCGAAGAAGATGGTCGACCTGTGGCGGCCGGTGCTGGAGGACAAGATCGGCGCGCGGCTCGACCTGCTCGAGAGCTTCGCGGAGAACCAGGCCAAGTTCGGCGACGCCGTGCATGAGCTGCTGCAGGCGCTGGACATCGGCGACGAGCGCAACACCGAAGCCGACGAGGACGAGAATCAGGAGGACAATCAGGAAGGCGAGAACGATCAGTCCGGCGCCGAAGGCACGCCGGAGAGCGACGCCGCGCAGGAGATGAGCGCCGAGCAGGCCGAGGCCTCCAGCGATGAGATGAGCGACAGCGCGATGGAAAGCGCGCAGGCCTCCACCTCCGACACCTTCGAGGACGGCGAACTCGGCGAGGACGAAACCCCGGGCGAAGCGACGCGGCCGAATTCGCGCGGCCATAACGAACCGCGCGGCCCGGAATATCACGCCTTCGCGCCGAAATTCGACGAGGTCGTCGCCGCCGAGGATCTGTGCGATCACGACGAGCTGGAGCGGTTGCGCAGCTATCTCGACAAGCAGCTGGCGCATCTGCAAGGCGTCGTGGCGCGGCTCGCCAACCGGCTGCAGCGCCGGTTGATGGCGCAGCAGAATCGCGCCTGGGATTTCGATCTGGAAGAAGGCGTGCTCGATCCGGCGCGGTTGTCGCGCGTCGTCACCGATCCGTTCCATCCGCTGTCGTTCATGAGCGAGAAGGAAGCCACCTTCCGCGATACAGTGGTGACGCTGCTGCTCGACAATTCCGGCTCGATGCGCGGCAGGCCGATCACGGTGGCGGCGACCTGCGCCGACATCCTGGCGCGCACGCTGGAGCGCTGCGGCGTCAAGGTCGAGATTCTCGGCTTCACCACGCGGGCCTGGAAGGGCGGGCAATCGCGCGAGGCGTGGCTCGCCGCCGGCAAGCCGGCCAATCCGGGCCGGCTCAACGATCTGCGCCACATCATCTACAAATCGGCGGACGCGCCCTGGCGTCGGGCGCGGAAAAATCTCGGGCTGATGATGCGCGAGGGATTGCTCAAGGAGAATATCGACGGCGAGGCGCTGGACTGGGCGCATAAGCGGCTGCTCGGCCGAAGCGAGCAGCGCAAGATCCTGATGATGATCTCCGATGGCGCGCCGGTCGATGATTCCACGCTGTCGGTCAATCCCGGCAATTATCTGGAGCGGCATCTGCGCCATATCATCGAGGAGATCGAGACCCGCTCGCCGGTCGAACTGATCGCGATCGGCATCGGCCATGACGTCACGCGCTATTATCGCCGCGCCGTCACCATCGTCGATGCCGAGGAATTGGGCGGCGCCATCACGGAGAAATTGGCCGAATTGTTCTCCGAGACCGCGGTCCCGCCACCTTCCCCAGGCCGTCCGCGCCGGCTGCATTCGTGA
- a CDS encoding esterase-like activity of phytase family protein codes for MWTPTPDPSPQGGGGTRRRFIAGSLALSALAALPTLDARPALAQSAKAELDAFSVHDPQRIEVRARPIASFDLRDPSHLRFGALQFRSGLVLTSGFRGFGGLSALRLDAKGERFITISDKANWFTGRIVYAGDQMTGLTEVEAAPMLGPDGATLTSRRWYDTESMAFAEGIAYVGIERVNRIVRFDFARDGVRARGEPIAVPPGVRKLPNNKGLESLVFVPKGRKLAGTLIAISERGLDADGNIIGFLIGGPSPGSFAVRRTDNYDISDATLLPAGDLLLLERKFSLLTGVGIRIRRIALDTLAPGAVIDGRTIFDADLGHEIDNMEGLSTHVDGNGDTVLTMVSDDNFSMIQRTLLLQFTLIEE; via the coding sequence TTGTGGACCCCCACCCCCGACCCCTCCCCGCAAGGGGGAGGGGGGACACGGCGGCGCTTCATTGCGGGAAGCTTGGCGCTTAGCGCGTTGGCGGCCTTGCCGACGCTGGATGCGCGCCCTGCGCTGGCGCAGTCGGCCAAGGCCGAGCTCGACGCCTTCTCGGTCCATGATCCCCAGCGCATCGAGGTCCGCGCCCGGCCGATCGCCTCGTTCGATCTGCGCGATCCGTCGCATCTGCGGTTCGGCGCGCTGCAATTTCGCAGCGGGCTGGTGCTGACCTCCGGGTTTCGCGGTTTTGGCGGGCTATCGGCGCTGCGGCTCGATGCCAAGGGCGAGCGTTTCATCACGATCAGCGACAAGGCCAACTGGTTCACCGGGCGCATCGTCTATGCGGGCGATCAGATGACCGGGCTGACCGAGGTCGAAGCCGCGCCGATGCTGGGCCCCGACGGCGCGACGCTCACCAGTCGCCGCTGGTACGACACGGAGTCGATGGCCTTCGCCGAAGGTATCGCCTATGTCGGCATCGAACGGGTCAACCGGATCGTGCGGTTCGATTTCGCCCGCGACGGCGTTCGCGCGCGCGGCGAGCCGATCGCGGTGCCGCCGGGCGTGCGCAAGCTGCCGAACAACAAGGGGCTGGAATCGCTGGTATTCGTGCCGAAGGGCCGCAAACTGGCCGGCACCTTGATCGCGATCTCGGAACGCGGCCTCGATGCCGACGGCAATATCATCGGCTTTCTGATCGGAGGCCCCTCGCCGGGGTCCTTCGCGGTGCGCCGCACCGACAATTACGACATCAGCGATGCGACGCTACTGCCGGCGGGGGATCTGTTGCTGCTGGAGCGCAAATTCTCGCTGCTGACCGGGGTCGGAATCCGGATCCGGCGGATCGCGCTGGACACGCTGGCGCCCGGCGCGGTGATCGACGGCCGCACCATCTTCGATGCCGATCTCGGCCACGAGATCGACAATATGGAAGGGCTGAGCACCCATGTCGATGGTAACGGCGACACGGTGCTGACGATGGTGTCGGACGACAATTTCTCGATGATCCAGCGCACCCTGCTGTTGCAATTCACGCTGATCGAGGAGTAG
- a CDS encoding methyl-accepting chemotaxis protein, which translates to MPNSPSHAGRSASTAGSGWTVRLSHKIAAIGIIGLIGVLLVGGIHLYGESSLAPIQKATDAARLTAELTGKLNVELLEARRAEKDFLARNDVAKAELQQTIVKSAVASVDALRKQVGTNQALAADVGRIGDALKAYEGHFEAVLAQKTRLGLDEKSGLEIKLRTSVHDIEKMADRFDEPQMKISMLMMRRHEKDFMMRRDGKYVDQLTAQAKKFSALIDSASLPADAKTALATKLADYQRDFLAWAETAKALGTELAAMSASFAPIEPLIESMVGSVTAARLAAEQQGDVLRDQTETQINIALAVIAMIVLGAGYLVGRSVSRPLAAMTAAMIELAHGNFDVVLPGLGRRDEIGEIADAVETFKIKAEEKAREEAAAASRQEAVAAQQRKAEMIKLADAFEGAVGEIVHIVSSASTELEASATSLTSTATRSQELATVVAASSEEASTNVQSVASATEEMASSVNEISRQVQDSARIASEAVNQAQATNDRVAELAQAATRIGDVVELINTIAGQTNLLALNATIEAARAGDAGRGFAVVAAEVKTLAEQTAKATGEISQQISGIQAATQLSVSAIKEIGDTIGRMSEIASTIAAAVEQQGAATQEISRNVQQAAQGTEQVSANITDVQRGATETGSASAQVLSSAKSLSIESNRLRSEVGRFLDTVRAA; encoded by the coding sequence ATGCCGAACAGCCCATCCCATGCCGGCCGCTCCGCGAGCACCGCCGGCAGCGGCTGGACCGTCCGCCTCAGCCATAAGATCGCGGCGATCGGGATCATCGGGCTGATCGGCGTGCTGCTGGTCGGCGGCATCCATCTGTATGGCGAGTCGTCGCTGGCGCCGATCCAGAAGGCGACCGACGCCGCGCGACTGACGGCCGAATTGACTGGCAAGCTCAACGTCGAACTGCTCGAGGCCCGCCGCGCCGAGAAGGACTTCCTGGCGCGCAACGACGTCGCGAAAGCCGAACTGCAGCAGACGATCGTCAAATCCGCGGTGGCGAGCGTCGACGCGCTGCGCAAGCAGGTCGGAACCAATCAGGCGTTGGCCGCGGATGTCGGCCGCATCGGCGATGCGTTGAAGGCCTATGAGGGTCACTTCGAAGCCGTGTTGGCGCAGAAGACGCGTCTGGGGCTCGATGAAAAATCGGGACTGGAAATCAAGCTGCGGACCTCGGTCCACGACATCGAAAAGATGGCCGATCGGTTCGACGAGCCGCAGATGAAAATCTCGATGCTGATGATGCGGCGTCATGAGAAAGATTTTATGATGCGGCGCGACGGAAAATATGTCGACCAACTGACCGCGCAGGCCAAGAAATTCTCGGCTCTGATCGACAGCGCCAGCCTTCCGGCCGACGCCAAGACCGCCCTGGCGACCAAGCTCGCTGACTATCAGCGCGACTTCCTGGCCTGGGCCGAGACCGCTAAGGCACTTGGCACCGAGCTTGCCGCGATGTCGGCCTCCTTTGCGCCGATCGAACCGCTGATCGAATCGATGGTCGGCTCGGTAACCGCCGCGCGGCTCGCAGCCGAGCAACAAGGTGACGTGCTGCGCGATCAGACCGAAACCCAAATCAACATCGCGCTCGCGGTGATTGCCATGATCGTGCTTGGCGCCGGATATCTGGTTGGCCGTTCGGTGTCGCGGCCGCTGGCGGCAATGACCGCGGCGATGATCGAACTGGCCCACGGCAATTTCGATGTCGTGCTGCCGGGGCTCGGCCGCAGGGACGAAATCGGCGAGATCGCCGACGCGGTGGAAACCTTCAAGATCAAGGCCGAAGAAAAAGCGCGCGAGGAAGCCGCGGCTGCCTCGCGCCAAGAGGCCGTCGCGGCCCAGCAGCGCAAGGCCGAAATGATCAAGCTGGCCGATGCGTTCGAGGGCGCGGTCGGCGAGATCGTGCATATCGTTTCATCCGCCTCGACCGAGCTGGAGGCGTCGGCGACGTCGCTGACCTCGACAGCGACGCGATCGCAGGAGCTGGCAACGGTGGTGGCGGCATCCTCCGAGGAAGCCTCGACCAACGTGCAATCGGTGGCGTCAGCGACCGAGGAGATGGCGTCGTCGGTCAATGAAATCAGCCGGCAGGTTCAGGACTCGGCCCGGATCGCCAGCGAGGCCGTCAATCAGGCTCAGGCCACCAATGATCGCGTCGCCGAACTGGCCCAGGCCGCCACCCGGATCGGCGACGTCGTCGAACTGATCAACACCATCGCCGGACAGACCAACCTGCTGGCGCTGAATGCCACTATCGAGGCGGCGCGGGCCGGCGACGCCGGCCGCGGCTTCGCCGTCGTCGCCGCCGAAGTGAAGACGCTGGCTGAGCAGACCGCCAAGGCGACCGGGGAAATCAGCCAGCAGATCAGCGGCATTCAGGCGGCGACCCAGCTTTCGGTCAGCGCCATCAAGGAGATCGGCGACACTATCGGACGGATGTCGGAGATCGCCTCGACCATCGCGGCGGCGGTGGAACAACAGGGCGCTGCGACCCAGGAGATTTCCCGCAACGTTCAGCAGGCGGCGCAGGGGACGGAGCAAGTGTCGGCGAACATCACCGACGTGCAGCGCGGCGCCACCGAAACCGGCTCGGCATCGGCGCAGGTGCTGTCCTCTGCCAAATCGCTCTCGATCGAAAGCAATCGGTTGAGGTCCGAGGTCGGCAGATTCCTCGACACGGTGCGCGCCGCCTAA
- a CDS encoding PAS domain S-box protein: MTLSSRLALAMIALALVTTAALGVLNYQSVVSLLMPRALERLQTQARLSAVVMDASLSSAYADVKASASSDDLRRLMMAGRNAGGETPNPTEAYWREQIAHDFVAELTAKPDYAILRVIGVADGGLEIIRVDRHGPNGTIRIVPQDQLSRRGDRSYVKQGIATPANEIYVSNIELNRTLTGLEKPDTPTLRVVAPLHQPDGTTYAVLVLNVDLRAILARLRAGGQPGNQIYLVNEQGDYLLHPDPSREFGFDRGARFRIQDDFPEFAALLQAGSTEPRLMLDRAGQRFGVGWEWARLAGGPRVAVVETRPYSSFFLVRTAVQKATLLGGAAALLVAVLMAVPLARSLTRPLVRITQAVEGFSRGEPVTVTAGGGHEINVLAEAFNRMAAESRLKAAELTKETEQSSRLGDVLNNTINNMPDPVLVVDAEGMVIITNPAARNLFGSLSGVGPRNTTRAFDRFFPDGTPFGPDDSPLLRAFGGEIIENLEFIVQPIGSDRRSYLIANGRPLRSESGKLLGAVMVYHDVTQTKKSEEALRHSERMARAIIDTALDAFVQIDSAGAITEWSPQAEAMFGWLRSEVIGRSIGALIFSPEQLNEGAAEYSRFLDSIEHGSPGHRVEIEAVRRDGSAIPIEVAMTALRRDDGFVTNAFLRDLTDKIVSDEQLRQSQKMESIGQLTGGIAHDFNNMLTVITGTIDILGDAVAEQPQLLAIAKLISEAADRGAELTRLLLAFARKQPLQPDETDANVLLSGLESLLRSALGEQIEIESVLQPGLWPIFVDRGQLDSALVNLAVNARDAMPNGGKLSLETCNVVLDQELARRMGGIDEGGYVMIAITDSGSGIPEAIRDKVFDPFFTTKEVGKGTGLGLSMVYGFIKQSGGHITLYSEEGLGTTFRIYLPRAKAETQKIAPAAPEAAPVGGHETILVVEDDALVRNYVTSQLKSLGYTTLSVANAAAALAISDKQVAFDLLFTDIVMPGKMNGVQLAAEMAKRHPGLKVLYTSGYSENALIHNNRLDEDVILLSKPYRRAALARMVRQALSAATPEPQRKAGAGLNDDRISAPGSLPRAMGNQV; this comes from the coding sequence ATGACGCTCTCCTCCCGGCTGGCATTGGCAATGATCGCGCTGGCGCTGGTCACCACCGCGGCGCTTGGTGTTCTGAACTATCAGAGCGTCGTCTCCTTGCTGATGCCAAGAGCGCTCGAGCGGCTGCAGACCCAGGCGCGGCTCAGCGCCGTGGTGATGGATGCGTCGCTGAGCAGCGCCTATGCCGACGTCAAGGCCAGCGCCAGTTCCGATGATCTGCGCAGACTGATGATGGCGGGGCGTAACGCTGGCGGCGAGACGCCGAACCCGACCGAAGCCTATTGGCGCGAGCAGATCGCCCATGATTTCGTCGCCGAGCTCACCGCCAAACCGGATTATGCAATCCTCCGGGTGATCGGTGTGGCGGATGGCGGCCTCGAAATCATTCGGGTCGACCGCCACGGTCCGAACGGTACGATTCGAATCGTGCCTCAGGATCAATTATCGCGCCGCGGCGACCGCTCCTATGTCAAACAGGGCATCGCGACGCCGGCCAACGAAATCTACGTCTCCAACATCGAACTCAACCGGACCCTGACGGGGCTGGAGAAACCGGACACCCCCACACTGCGCGTGGTCGCCCCGCTGCACCAACCCGACGGCACGACTTATGCCGTGCTGGTGCTCAATGTCGATCTGCGCGCCATCCTGGCGCGGCTGCGCGCCGGCGGGCAGCCCGGCAACCAGATCTATCTGGTCAACGAGCAGGGCGACTATCTGCTGCATCCCGACCCGTCGCGCGAATTCGGTTTCGATCGCGGCGCTCGCTTTCGTATCCAGGACGATTTTCCGGAATTCGCGGCACTGCTGCAGGCGGGCAGCACCGAACCGCGGCTGATGCTGGACCGCGCCGGGCAACGCTTCGGCGTCGGATGGGAATGGGCAAGGCTCGCCGGCGGCCCCAGGGTGGCGGTGGTCGAGACCAGGCCCTACTCCTCCTTTTTCCTGGTGCGGACCGCGGTACAGAAGGCGACGCTGCTCGGCGGCGCCGCCGCGCTGTTGGTCGCTGTCCTGATGGCAGTGCCGTTGGCACGCTCGCTGACCCGGCCGCTGGTCCGGATCACCCAGGCGGTCGAGGGGTTCTCCCGCGGCGAACCGGTCACGGTCACGGCGGGCGGCGGTCACGAAATCAACGTTCTGGCCGAGGCCTTCAACCGGATGGCTGCGGAATCGCGGCTGAAGGCCGCCGAACTAACCAAGGAAACCGAGCAAAGCTCGCGGCTGGGCGACGTGCTGAACAACACCATCAACAATATGCCGGATCCAGTGCTGGTGGTGGACGCGGAGGGAATGGTGATCATCACCAATCCGGCGGCACGCAACCTGTTCGGGAGCCTTTCGGGAGTCGGCCCTCGCAACACGACGCGGGCCTTCGACCGCTTCTTCCCCGACGGCACCCCGTTCGGGCCGGACGATTCGCCGCTGCTGCGCGCCTTCGGTGGCGAGATCATCGAAAACTTGGAATTCATCGTGCAGCCGATCGGATCGGATCGGCGCTCCTATCTGATCGCCAATGGCCGGCCGCTGCGCAGTGAATCCGGCAAGCTGCTAGGCGCGGTGATGGTCTATCACGACGTCACCCAGACCAAGAAAAGCGAGGAAGCGCTGCGCCACAGCGAGCGGATGGCGCGGGCGATCATCGATACCGCGCTCGATGCCTTTGTCCAGATCGACTCGGCCGGGGCCATCACCGAATGGAGTCCGCAGGCCGAAGCGATGTTCGGCTGGCTCCGCAGCGAGGTGATCGGCAGAAGCATCGGCGCCTTGATCTTTTCCCCCGAGCAGCTGAACGAGGGCGCCGCCGAATATTCGCGTTTTCTCGACTCGATCGAGCATGGCAGTCCGGGTCACCGGGTCGAGATCGAAGCGGTCCGGCGCGACGGCTCGGCGATCCCGATCGAAGTGGCGATGACCGCGTTGCGCCGCGACGACGGCTTCGTCACCAACGCCTTCCTGCGCGACCTCACCGACAAGATCGTCTCCGACGAACAGCTACGCCAATCGCAGAAGATGGAGTCGATCGGACAATTGACCGGCGGCATCGCCCACGACTTCAACAACATGCTCACCGTCATCACCGGCACCATCGATATTCTCGGCGATGCGGTGGCCGAGCAGCCGCAATTGTTGGCGATCGCCAAACTGATCAGCGAGGCGGCCGACCGCGGCGCGGAATTGACCCGGCTGCTGCTGGCGTTCGCGCGCAAGCAGCCGCTGCAGCCCGACGAAACCGACGCCAACGTCTTGTTGAGCGGGCTGGAAAGCCTGTTGCGCTCGGCACTGGGCGAACAGATCGAAATCGAATCCGTGCTGCAGCCGGGGCTATGGCCGATCTTCGTCGACCGGGGCCAACTCGATTCCGCGCTGGTCAATCTGGCGGTCAATGCCCGCGACGCGATGCCCAATGGCGGCAAGCTGTCGCTGGAGACCTGCAACGTCGTGCTCGATCAGGAACTCGCCCGGCGGATGGGCGGGATCGACGAGGGTGGCTATGTGATGATCGCGATCACCGATTCGGGCTCCGGCATTCCCGAGGCGATCCGCGACAAGGTGTTCGATCCGTTCTTCACCACCAAGGAAGTCGGCAAGGGGACCGGGCTCGGCCTCAGCATGGTCTACGGCTTCATCAAGCAGTCGGGCGGCCACATCACGCTCTACAGCGAGGAGGGTCTGGGCACCACGTTCCGGATCTACCTGCCGCGCGCCAAGGCCGAAACTCAGAAGATCGCGCCGGCGGCGCCCGAGGCTGCGCCGGTCGGAGGCCACGAAACCATTCTGGTTGTCGAGGACGACGCGCTGGTGCGCAACTACGTCACCTCGCAGCTCAAGAGTCTGGGCTACACCACGCTGTCAGTGGCCAACGCCGCCGCCGCGCTTGCGATCAGCGACAAGCAGGTTGCGTTCGATTTGCTGTTCACCGATATCGTGATGCCGGGAAAGATGAACGGCGTGCAGCTCGCCGCCGAGATGGCGAAGCGGCATCCGGGACTGAAGGTGCTCTACACCTCGGGATATTCCGAGAATGCCCTGATCCACAACAACCGCCTGGATGAGGATGTGATCCTGCTCAGCAAGCCCTATCGGCGTGCCGCGCTCGCCCGCATGGTCCGACAGGCGTTGTCGGCCGCGACGCCAGAACCGCAACGCAAGGCGGGCGCCGGCCTGAACGACGATCGCATCAGCGCCCCTGGTAGTCTGCCGAGGGCAATGGGCAACCAAGTCTAA
- a CDS encoding TetR/AcrR family transcriptional regulator has protein sequence MSIVERKERQRAERYELILNTALELAAAEGWEAVTTRRLAALIEYSQPVLYSHFKGKAEIMAAVAMRGFEELATDMKNAAGGANALHALCTAYLHFAASQPVVYEAMFVSPTELLFASEETPTALRAAFDALVTALGPDQGAPVFTAEVLWSALHGMVVLMQSGRIPADGTQDRLDILVRKFSGNY, from the coding sequence ATGTCGATCGTGGAACGAAAAGAGCGTCAGCGCGCCGAACGCTATGAGCTGATCCTGAATACCGCGCTTGAGCTGGCTGCAGCGGAAGGCTGGGAGGCGGTCACGACGCGTCGCCTCGCAGCGTTAATCGAGTACAGCCAGCCCGTCCTCTACAGCCATTTCAAAGGCAAGGCCGAGATCATGGCGGCGGTCGCTATGAGGGGGTTCGAGGAGCTGGCGACCGACATGAAAAATGCGGCTGGCGGCGCCAATGCTTTGCACGCCCTCTGTACCGCCTATCTTCATTTTGCCGCCTCGCAGCCGGTTGTGTACGAGGCGATGTTCGTCTCGCCGACGGAACTGTTGTTTGCCAGCGAAGAAACGCCGACGGCACTCCGGGCGGCTTTCGACGCGCTGGTCACCGCACTCGGGCCGGATCAGGGAGCCCCGGTATTCACCGCCGAAGTGCTGTGGAGCGCCTTGCATGGAATGGTCGTCCTGATGCAGTCCGGACGCATCCCAGCTGACGGTACTCAGGACCGATTAGACATTCTGGTCCGAAAATTCAGCGGTAATTACTAA
- a CDS encoding DUF4267 domain-containing protein, translated as MTHSTLLIQIGYVLSGLIAAAIIFLGSRFWLAPAGASAEFGIAASPPLSRGFNAWLSVKGTRDIASGIFVILLMVNGMPHLLGEFMLAASLIAFGDMVTVLRSGGSRALAFGMHGLTGLVIVATGACLMIGA; from the coding sequence ATGACCCATTCCACTTTACTGATCCAAATCGGATATGTGCTGTCCGGCCTGATCGCGGCCGCGATCATCTTCCTCGGTTCCCGTTTCTGGCTGGCGCCAGCTGGCGCATCGGCTGAGTTCGGCATCGCTGCATCTCCGCCGCTGTCGCGTGGCTTCAACGCGTGGCTCTCCGTGAAGGGGACCCGCGATATCGCGTCCGGGATTTTCGTCATTCTGCTCATGGTGAACGGAATGCCGCACCTCCTCGGCGAATTCATGCTCGCCGCAAGCCTCATTGCCTTCGGTGACATGGTCACCGTCCTTCGGTCGGGCGGAAGCAGGGCGCTCGCCTTCGGCATGCATGGGCTTACCGGACTGGTCATCGTCGCGACCGGCGCATGCCTGATGATCGGCGCCTAA
- a CDS encoding NIPSNAP family protein, translated as MRTYEMRVYSLRTNEARDFYASTVYPRHLDNFGRFGVEAHGLWTQKDDLAHRIFVLVSYEEGADPHEVAQRYIQSPEAANDAKGFDVADILNVESTILVPSPNSPLK; from the coding sequence ATGCGAACCTATGAAATGCGAGTCTACTCGCTGCGTACCAACGAGGCGCGCGATTTTTATGCCTCAACCGTCTATCCGCGCCACCTCGATAATTTTGGCCGGTTCGGCGTCGAAGCGCACGGCTTATGGACCCAGAAGGATGATCTGGCGCATAGGATCTTCGTCTTGGTTTCCTATGAAGAGGGCGCCGATCCTCATGAAGTCGCGCAGCGATACATTCAGAGCCCAGAGGCTGCGAACGATGCGAAGGGCTTTGATGTCGCCGACATCCTCAACGTTGAATCAACGATCCTCGTGCCGTCGCCGAACTCTCCGCTCAAATAG
- the rpmB gene encoding 50S ribosomal protein L28, translating to MSRRCELTAKGVQTGNKVSHSNIKTRRRFLPNLVNVTFLSDALGRPVRLRVSTNALKSVDHRGGLDAFLLKAKDAELSQKAVDIKRAIAKKKAAEPAAPVAAAS from the coding sequence ATGTCCCGGCGCTGCGAACTGACCGCCAAGGGTGTCCAAACGGGCAATAAGGTCAGCCACTCGAATATCAAGACCAGGCGGCGGTTCCTGCCCAATCTGGTCAATGTGACCTTCTTGTCGGACGCGCTGGGCCGCCCGGTGCGGCTTCGGGTCTCGACCAATGCGCTGAAGAGCGTCGACCATCGCGGCGGGCTCGACGCCTTCCTGCTGAAGGCCAAGGACGCCGAGCTGTCGCAGAAGGCCGTCGACATCAAGCGCGCGATCGCCAAGAAGAAAGCCGCCGAACCCGCGGCTCCGGTCGCCGCCGCCAGCTGA
- a CDS encoding DUF3108 domain-containing protein, producing the protein MNLPSLSFAQRTLPALALVVGLAAPFGEAAAQGKLDARYEASLAGIVIGKGAWMIEIDADQYSASANGGTSGLLQAFAGGKGSGESQGRIVNGQLVPMSYAASTTSKRKTESIRMTLVGGNVKDYAITPTPPVDADRIPVTEAHRRGVFDPMTGSFLRVPGTADPISADACRASTPIFDGRMRYDLKFEFKRIETVKAEKGYHGPAVVCALYFAPISGYIADRTAIKYLIRQRDMEVWLVPIAGTRVLVPFKIKIPTPLGNAVLEATQFNTQASPAVPKATAKTQ; encoded by the coding sequence ATCAATCTCCCCAGCCTGTCGTTTGCCCAGCGGACCCTTCCCGCCTTGGCGCTTGTTGTCGGGCTGGCGGCGCCGTTCGGCGAAGCCGCGGCGCAGGGCAAGCTCGACGCGCGCTACGAGGCGTCGCTGGCCGGAATCGTCATCGGCAAGGGCGCCTGGATGATCGAGATCGACGCCGATCAATATTCGGCCTCCGCCAACGGCGGCACGTCGGGGCTTCTGCAGGCCTTTGCCGGCGGCAAGGGCAGCGGTGAATCGCAGGGCCGGATCGTCAATGGCCAATTGGTGCCGATGAGCTATGCGGCGTCCACCACGTCAAAAAGGAAAACGGAATCGATTCGGATGACCTTGGTGGGCGGCAATGTGAAGGATTACGCCATCACCCCGACCCCGCCGGTCGACGCCGATCGCATTCCGGTCACCGAGGCGCACCGTCGCGGCGTGTTTGATCCGATGACCGGCTCATTCCTGCGGGTGCCCGGCACCGCCGACCCGATCAGCGCCGATGCCTGCCGTGCCTCGACGCCGATCTTCGACGGCCGGATGCGTTACGATCTCAAATTCGAATTCAAGCGGATCGAAACCGTCAAGGCGGAAAAGGGCTATCACGGCCCTGCCGTGGTGTGCGCGCTGTATTTCGCGCCGATTTCCGGATACATCGCCGACCGTACGGCGATCAAATATCTGATCCGCCAGCGCGATATGGAAGTCTGGCTGGTGCCGATCGCCGGCACCCGCGTGCTGGTCCCGTTCAAGATCAAGATCCCGACGCCGCTGGGCAATGCCGTGCTCGAGGCGACCCAGTTCAACACCCAGGCAAGCCCCGCCGTACCGAAAGCGACTGCCAAAACCCAATAG